Proteins found in one Lates calcarifer isolate ASB-BC8 linkage group LG8, TLL_Latcal_v3, whole genome shotgun sequence genomic segment:
- the pdgfc gene encoding platelet-derived growth factor C isoform X3, with the protein MVHSPDFPHTYPRNTALAWRLVASSNMRIQLTFDERFGLEDPEDGTCKYDFVEIEDLTEKTILGRWCGSQSVPTSHTSKGSQIRIRFISDEYFPSEPGFCIRYSLLPMSVSEPEVPAVLPPSLQGVEELSEALSGLSTVEEVMKYLEPERWQLDMEELYKPTWHVLGKSFIHNKKAKGGADLNQLREEVRLYSCTPRNFSVSLREELKRTDAIFWPSCLLVKRCGGNCACCSHRCYDCQCVPARVTKKYHEVLLLKHRSGGRGLQKSMTDVPLEHHEECACVCKDDWD; encoded by the exons ATGGTCCACAGCCCAGACTTCCCACACACTTATCCCAGGAATACTGCATTGGCCTGGAGATTAGTGGCATCCAGCAACATGAGGATTCAGCTCACCTTTGATGAGAGGTTTGGTCTGGAGGACCCCGAAGATGGCACATGCAA GTACGACTTTGTGGAGATAGAGGATCTGACTGAGAAGACCATCCTGGGTCGTTGGTGCGGGTCACAGTCGGTACCAACTAGTCACACTTCCAAGGGCAGTCAGATCAGGATCCGCTTCATCTCTGACGAGTACTTTCCCTCTGAGCCGGGATTCTGCATCCGCTACTCCCTCCTTCCTATG AGTGTATCAGAGCCCGAAGTTCCTGCagtcctccctccatccctgcaGGGTGTTGAGGAGCTGTCAGAGGCTTTGTCAGGACTGAGCACTGTGGAGGAGGTCATGAAGTACCTGGAACCAGAACGATGGCAGCTGGATATGGAAGAGTTATACAAACCTACATGGCATGTGCTAGGAAAATCCTTCATCCATAATAAGAAAGCCAAAG GAGGGGCTGATCTCAATCAGCTGAGGGAGGAAGTTCGACTGTACAGCTGCACTCCACGCAACTTCTCTGTATCCTTGCGCGAGGAGCTGAAGAGGACAGATGCCATTTTCTGGCCCAGCTGCCTCCTGGTGAAACGCTGCGGTGGAAACTGCGCCTGCTGCTCTCACCGCTGCTACGACTGTCAGTGTGTTCCCGCCAGAGTCACAAAGAAATACCATGAG GTTCTACTGTTGAAACATCGAAGCGGTGGAAGAGGCCTGCAGAAGTCCATGACTGATGTGCCCTTGGAGCACCACGAGGAgtgcgcctgtgtgtgtaaaGATGACTGGGACTGA